A genomic segment from Triticum dicoccoides isolate Atlit2015 ecotype Zavitan chromosome 1A, WEW_v2.0, whole genome shotgun sequence encodes:
- the LOC119367697 gene encoding probable serine/threonine-protein kinase PBL18, which translates to MKNWIGSSSRHVRPRPAAGVPLSAVCDSFTRYLFYLQEEARVGKRWHRRLANLIGYCCDGVERLFVAEFMPNDTLAKHLFHYPTMSPACSPSPAPGSPTGSFAPPSTSKFKQLKDKKFKRSVPL; encoded by the exons ATGAAGAACTGGATCGGAAGCAGTTCACGGCATGTACGTCCCCGACCAGCCGCCGGAGTCCCTCTGTCTGCTGTGTGCGATAGCTTTACTCGCTATCTGTTCTATTTGCAAGAGGAGGCAAGGGTCGGGAAGCGGTGGCACCGGCGACTGGCAAACCTCATCGGCTACTGCTGCGACGGGGTCGAGCGCCTGTTCGTCGCTGAGTTCATGCCCAACGACACCCTCGCCAAGCACCTCTTCCACTATCCCACTATGTCACCGGCCTGCTCTCCCTCCCCTGCACCAGGCTCTCCGACCGGCTCCTTCGCACCGCCTTCCACTTCAAAGTTCAAACAACTCAAAGACAAG AAATTCAAGCGTTCTGTGCCTCTTTGA